In the genome of Thunnus thynnus chromosome 6, fThuThy2.1, whole genome shotgun sequence, the window TTTGCATCTGGTGTCTGTAATACTATGATAAACTGACTATTATCAAGCACACAGATGGATACTAACTAACAAACAGTATAACCACCATAAACATTCAAGCCTATTCTTATTACTCCATTACAGTAATAAGAAAGATTACCTCAAAGTAGGCTAGTTCTCCGGCCTCTTGGGTGTATTTTCCTGGAGTTCCAGCACCAGCAATAGGTGCTCCAAGACCGTGGTCAGCAGGGTTCCTAAGAGTGAATGTGTTGCCATATGTAGGAAAACCAACAATCAGCTTTTCAGCTGGGGctccctggctcctccagtaGTTCATGGCATAGTCCTGGAACAGAGGATTTGGAAATAAGCACAGATCTGGAACTAGATAGCTTGAATGTAAAGATAAGCTGcaggtctatatttatttacacaagGCCAATTTTAATACACTGTCTATAAGGATGTTCAGTTACTTACCACATTGAAATAGATGAAGTCACCCTGGTCCTTAGGGCCTCTGAACAGGGGACTGCACTCACCAGTCATGGGGTCCCAGGAGCCATGGAAGTCATATGTCATGACATTGATCATATCCAGAGACCTGGGTGTTGAAAACAAGAAGGGAAGAGGTTATCACAACAATCTTAACAAGCTTAATGATTTTAGAGTACAAGGGAGAGATTCAGAGTTGTTCCATTCACCCATTATGTTGCTATGAATAAGACATAAGATGCCAAAAATATTGCTTCAAATGCTTACTGGCCAAGCTTGGGAATCTGATAAGCGGAATCAATGGTGTCCTTTCCAGCCGACACAGCAGCAGACATCAGAAGACGAGCCTTGTTGCTCTGCTTGGCCTCATTCTCAAAGGCAGCTCTCATCTCCTGTTGAATGTCAacagatataaaatatttaGTATCAACTGAACTTCAGGATTCATAAATCCATGATTTGTGACATGGTCATGTTTgagttgttttgcttttatgtgTCTTTTATTCAGTGAGGCCCAGCAGAAACACCATAGGGATTTATTGTGGCCCTCcaaaaaaataacagttatATTTGCTATCAGGTAAGAAATTATTTAAACCATACTGAGAAAAAGTAAAACCAGAAACTGAAGAGAAAACCAAACATGGCAAACAAACCTCCAGGAAAACCGAGTAGTTCTCCTTATCATCAGCAGAGCCTCCTCTGTTGGCTGGATACTCCCAGTCAATGTCAAGCCCATCAAACTCATACTTTCTCAGGAATGAAATGACTGAGGTGATGAAGGTCTGACGGTTGGCAGGGCTCGATACCATTTGCGAGAAACTAATGTGGGAACAGAAAATCAGAAGAATCCCCACTGTTTAGAGTGCCAAGTCTGCAATTACCTGTGGATTATCTCACCCTGTGGAGCCAAAGTTCCATCCTCCGACAGACAGAAGAGTCTTCAGGTTGCCATTCCTGCCAAGAAATCAGACATTTTATGCTACAGTGACAGTTAAAAGCACTCCTACTTTTCTAACTGTTGAATATTAGTGAAATGTTATTGTTCTTTATAGggattttttccttttacaaaAGGGAAACAGACATAATATTTAGTGACTTACTGGTTTTTCAGGGCGTTGAACTGACTGTAAAGCTCCACATCATTCCACTCATAGGTGGCCAGTTGATTGTTCTTTATGGTGGCGAAGGCATACAGGAGATGGGTACACAGGCATGGGTCGATGTCATTGGGCATGTAAATAGTTGGAGGTGGTCTGTACTGCGCCCAGTTCGTGAAGTAGCATGACAGTATGAAGGATGAGCCTTTGATAGGAAAGAAGTCTATTATTTATGGATAAAACACATGCAATgcaattttatttttgcataaaaagaaaaattaacatACACGCACTGTATCCAATATTCATAAATTGCTTACCAAGCTGCGCATGCAGCAGCAGGGCCAGAGCTGTATAATTAACAGTCACATGGTTATTAttgagaggggaaaaaaagaaataagtgATAAACAAGAAATATATTAAGAGGAAAAACTGCTCAGAATGGTATCCTAGAGATGGATGCAATATACAGAATATTCAAATTCTGGAAATACCAAGTACCAGGAGACCATTCAACACACAGCTGCTCTGACTTACCCATCACAAACAGTACTTTGCCCATGACTACCTTGTACAGAGAAGTCATCTAAGTGGTGCACTCACTTTTATACCCACCCAATTCGCTCAAACttgaacaaaaacaggaaatctgcCAAAAAGGTGTTTATTTGCAAAAGATTATTTGATAAGAGATTATCAAATTTTCCCACTTAAGTAGTTATATGTGATTACTTATCACACTTTCAGGCATATTCTCCACAGGCGCACTTTCTCCTTGTGTGAAGGACTTGTTTCTCTGAAGCGGATCCAATTCCAAGTTCTGCTGCAACTACACCAACAGCTTGTTAAGAAAAATGCACAAACCCCCCCAAAGAACATTCAAGAATTTGtcataaatgtttgtttgaaatgtagATACATTATATGTTACCAATTATGCCTGAGCTGCcaaaattgtaataaaatttGTATCAAAGACCTGTTATATGAAAGAGGAAAATATCTACAGagacacaacaaaacaagaggAAAGACAGATGTTTGTGATTTGACTGAAGTGCACGGATCTCTGATATCTTATCAAATATGCCATCCATGTCATGCAGTAAATAcgttttctgtctctgttgaacggtgacacaaaatattaaaagtcGAATCACATAAACAACGTGCAAAATTGCCTTTGAAAAAGTATTTAGACTGCTGATATGTGACGATAAATATGTTTGACAACTCTAATCATGCAGAAAAGATGATAGTGATATGTCATGGAGAGGGATTTGCATTAGTCTATGATTAACATCAAAAACATTCGCAGGGTAAATGGAGAACGTATCTAATCATTTAGTTTCCATATTATAATGCAGCCTTCTTTATCTTTAACagttaatgtaatatttaaagaGAGATATGCTGGTGTCAGCGGAAAATACCTTGGCTGAGCTTAGGCACTGGAAGCAGAAGTAATGTCATTTGCTGTTGCTGTTACAAAACAACTCTGTCTGCtttcaaaagaataaaaaaagagatgtcAAGCAAATGTCAAGGAGAATAAATTTATCCACAGATTTACTTcgttaaaaatgaaacacaatccAATTTAAGTTTTAGCCAAGGTCACTTCATCATCTCAGAACAGTTCATTTAGTAGCCTACTTGAGAATTATTTCCTTGAGCTACAAATCAAAGACTAATCTGTCACGTATCATACATGTACTTTAATTAAACATCTGCtcagttaaaaataataaaagtctgAATATTCACAAACCAAAAAGGACTTTTTTATTAAGCCGTAGCTATTCTGCCTCGTTTCTAACTGCAAGACAGAGAGTTGAAATTTCACATCATTGCAGATAAAATGACCTTATTCAGGTTCAGGTTTTTTAAATGACTTACAAAGAAGAGCATTGTTCCCTATGGGTGGCGTAACCTCTTACTCGATTATGTACTCACTACTGCATGTGTCAACAACATAGTTCTGCTTTTTTACTCCTTGGGTTGACCTTTACTCTCTGAGGGTCAGACCACATTAGTGTCATTCAAGTTTTCTTCCTGAACTCAGAGAATCTATTAATCTTCACTATCACTATAAACAAGTAAAAGTggataaatatactgtaaagtGGAccaattttaataaaaaacagttgTGTTTTTAGATTAGAGATTCAGAGTTATCCTGTGTgacaaagacaacacaaacTGTTCCCATGATTTCAGGACTGCTCTCTGACACAATCAACTCAGATTGTTCAATCGTCTTGTGGTATTTGTTGTTTACAGCATTTTCCTTCCCACAGTTGCTATATCTACATGCGTACGTCTATATTACATCAACATTAATTGTGAgattttactgcttgtttttaaagttttgcaTGATCAGGCTCCTGCCTATGACCTATTTACTGCCTATCCTCTTtaaaatctcttcttaaaattaatttttggcttattgtattttctttacaatgtgagaaattgttttttattattttatcttttctttttaggatgtttttctactttttgttcttttgttgttgttgttttttactgtaaatcacttACTAACTATGTTTTGAAAGGTACTttattaataatgttattattacagttgttattattatgattattattatgtatatcTATATGGCTAGTTTTGGGCAATACCAATTCAATTTGGactgaaacaaattaaaatctttTCAGTATAATAAAGCAATTCATTAGTTGTCACTGAGAAATAATTCATCAATAAAAATCAAGATGacataaaaaactgaaacatgaacTGTGACATATTTCAACCTATATAAAGTCCACTCAAGTctacaagactgaactgaaccTCGGAAAAGAAAAGAGCTAAGTCAGCCGCTATGAATGT includes:
- the LOC137185368 gene encoding acidic mammalian chitinase-like, coding for MPNDIDPCLCTHLLYAFATIKNNQLATYEWNDVELYSQFNALKNQNGNLKTLLSVGGWNFGSTGFSQMVSSPANRQTFITSVISFLRKYEFDGLDIDWEYPANRGGSADDKENYSVFLEEMRAAFENEAKQSNKARLLMSAAVSAGKDTIDSAYQIPKLGQSLDMINVMTYDFHGSWDPMTGECSPLFRGPKDQGDFIYFNVDYAMNYWRSQGAPAEKLIVGFPTYGNTFTLRNPADHGLGAPIAGAGTPGKYTQEAGELAYFEICGFLKAGATEVWDQAQDVPYAYKGNQWVGYDNIKSFQFKVEWLTKSNFGGAMVWTLDMDDYLGTFCNQGKYPLINVLKKGLNLEQASCAPPATRLPPIAGVSTTTGGSSGGSSSGGSSGGSSSGGGSGTSGMDSGFCAGKTNGMYADPTNKNQFYNCSNGKTYFKNCANGLVFDSSCSCCNWA